A region from the Agarivorans sp. Alg241-V36 genome encodes:
- a CDS encoding GNAT family N-acetyltransferase — MIDIQTISAEQTLAIRQQVLWPKHDQAFCRVAEDELGEHYGAYLDGKMIMVASLFVTQTSIRLRKFACLPEYQGKGYGSYMLNYLVEQQKGGPLTTFWFDARCSATKFYQGLGFLVTSEAFDKHGVAYVKMAKTLN; from the coding sequence ATGATAGACATTCAAACAATTAGCGCAGAACAAACCCTAGCAATTCGCCAACAAGTATTGTGGCCAAAGCACGATCAGGCTTTTTGCCGCGTTGCTGAAGATGAACTGGGTGAGCATTATGGCGCTTATCTTGATGGCAAAATGATAATGGTGGCTTCACTTTTCGTAACGCAAACCAGCATTCGCCTACGTAAGTTTGCCTGCTTACCCGAGTATCAAGGTAAAGGATATGGAAGCTATATGCTTAACTACTTGGTAGAACAACAAAAGGGTGGGCCGTTAACTACCTTTTGGTTTGATGCACGCTGCAGCGCTACTAAATTTTATCAGGGCTTAGGTTTTTTAGTGACCAGTGAAGCCTTTGATAAACACGGAGTTGCCTACGTAAAAATGGCAAAAACTCTTAATTAA
- a CDS encoding class I SAM-dependent methyltransferase, whose amino-acid sequence MQLCEQLPETGFCLVLDGDFLALRYCDEAKLGDVKVDFLAGRVAHRRQYGGAEAVSKAVGVKKGQRPSVIDGTAGLGRDAFVLANLGCEVTMLERSPWVAALLDDGLRRAKADADIGEWVGQRMRLIYASSIDDLAQQNLRADVVYLDPMYPHRKKSAQVKKEMRVFQLLVGADLDADLLLEQALKVAQKRVVVKRPSYAEPLAGKVAHNHLSTKTHRFDIYSLI is encoded by the coding sequence ATGCAGCTATGTGAACAACTGCCAGAAACAGGTTTTTGTTTGGTGCTAGATGGCGATTTTTTAGCTTTACGCTACTGTGATGAGGCCAAGCTAGGCGATGTTAAAGTCGATTTTCTAGCTGGTCGAGTGGCTCATCGTCGTCAATATGGCGGTGCAGAAGCAGTAAGCAAGGCGGTTGGTGTAAAAAAAGGTCAGCGCCCTAGTGTTATCGATGGCACAGCGGGCTTAGGTAGAGATGCGTTTGTTTTAGCTAACCTAGGCTGTGAAGTGACTATGTTGGAGCGCTCCCCTTGGGTTGCCGCCTTGCTGGACGACGGCTTACGGCGGGCTAAAGCTGATGCAGATATTGGCGAATGGGTAGGTCAACGTATGCGTTTAATTTACGCCAGCAGCATTGATGATCTTGCTCAACAGAATCTGCGAGCCGATGTAGTCTACCTCGATCCGATGTATCCGCATCGTAAAAAGTCGGCTCAAGTAAAAAAAGAAATGCGGGTTTTCCAGCTACTTGTTGGAGCAGATTTAGATGCTGACTTGCTGTTGGAGCAAGCGCTAAAAGTTGCTCAAAAACGGGTAGTGGTTAAAAGACCTAGTTATGCAGAGCCTTTAGCGGGCAAAGTCGCACATAATCACTTAAGTACCAAAACTCATCGCTTCGATATTTATTCACTGATTTAG